In a genomic window of Lathamus discolor isolate bLatDis1 chromosome 4, bLatDis1.hap1, whole genome shotgun sequence:
- the LOC136014160 gene encoding olfactory receptor 51G2-like: MEHGLHTTGEVNGSFYQPSAFFMMGIPGLEAFHPWISIPFCALYLIALSGNCMILFIIKKTQSLHEPMYYFLSMLAVTDLGLVFCTLPTTLGIFWFNVRTIGFDACLTQTYFIHTLSFIESSVLLAMAFDRFIAISHPLRHASILTKTTVMKIGLAIIVRGMVSLLPIPFLLKRLTYCGKTELSHSFCFHPDIMNLACADIKVNVFYGMIILLSTVGMDFIFIVLSYILIIKTVVSLATKEECLKALNTCVSHICAVLVFFIPMIALSMIHRFGKNIPPLVNTLVAYTYLIIPPALNPIIYSIKSSHIREALIRALWKKSESDW, encoded by the coding sequence ATGGAGCATGGCTTACACACCACGGGGGAAGTCAATGGCTCATTCTATCAGCCCTCAGCTTTCTTCATGATGGGCATCCCAGGCCTGGAAGCCTTTCACCCCTGGATCTCCATCCCTTTCTGCGCACTGTACCTTATTGCTCTCTCGGGAAACTGCATGATCCTATTCATCATAAAGAAGACCCAAAGTCTTCACGAACCCATGTACTACTTCCTCTCCATGCTGGCAGTCACCGACCTAGGCTTGGTTTTCTGTACCCTGCCCACTACCCTCGGCATTTTTTGGTTTAATGTGCGAACGATTGGGTTTGATGCTTGCCTCACTCAGACGTACTTCATCCACACGCTGTCCTTCATTGAATCCTCTGTGCTCCTCGCAATGGCATTTGACCGCTTCATTGCCATCTCCCATCCTTTGAGACATGCATCCATACTGACCAAGACAACTGTCATGAAAATAGGTCTGGCAATTATAGTGAGAGGTATGGtctcccttcttcccatccCCTTCTTGCTCAAGAGGCTGACCTACTGTGGGAAGACTGAGCTTTCTCACTCTTTTTGTTTCCACCCTGATATCATGAACCTCGCGTGTGCAGACATAAAAGTCAATGTCTTCTATGGTATGATTATTCTCTTATCAACGGTGGGGATGGACTTCATCTTCATCGTGCTGTCCTACATCCTGATCATTAAAACTGTGGTCAGCCTTGCAACCAAGGAGGAGTGTCTCAAGGCTCTGAATACATGTGTCTCCCACATCTGTGCTGTTCTAGTGTTCTTCATCCCGATGATCGCACTGTCCATGATCCATCGCTTTGGAAAGAACATTCCTCCTCTGGTTAACACTTTGGTGGCCTACACCTACCTTATAATTCCTCCTGCTCTCAACCCCATTATCTACAGCATAAAATCCAGCCACATCCGCGAGGCTTTGATCAGGGCACTGTGGAAGAAGAGTGAATCTGACTGGTAG
- the LOC136014161 gene encoding olfactory receptor 51E2-like → MPFPNSSDLSPSSFILASIPGLEAAHFWMSILLCSMYILAVTGNCVVMLIVKMEPSLHAPMYFFLCMLAAIDLALSTSTVPRILSFYWFDTREISFGACLVQMFLIHTLSAIESTVLLAMAVDRYVAICHPLRHAAILTSTTTAKIGLVAMARGVLFFLPLPLLLLPLPFCSSRMLSHSFCLHQDVMNLACANTTPSVVYGLTAILLVMGLDAVLICLSYILILKAVLRLASWKERVKVFSTCIAHICVVLAFYVPLIGLSVVHRFGKDLAPLVHIVMGNVYILVPAVLNPIIYGVRTKQIRRRILSFIHIYDRAAQ, encoded by the coding sequence ATGCCCTTCCCCAACAGCTCTGACCTCAGCCCATCCTCCTTCATCTTGGCCAGCATCCCGGGGCTGGAGGCTGCCCATTTCTGGATGTCCATCCTCCTGTGCTCCATGTACATCCTGGCGGTCACCGGGAACTGCGTAGTGATGCTCATTGTGAAGATGGAGCCCAGCCTGCACGCAcccatgtacttcttcctctGCATGCTGGCTGCCATCGACCTGGCCTTGTCCACGTCCACAGTGCCACGCATCCTCTCCTTCTACTGGTTCGACACCAGGGAGATCAGCTTCGGCGCTTGCCTTGTCCAGATGTTCCTCATCCACACCCTCTCGGCCATCGAGTCCACTGTGCTGCTGGCCATGGCCGTGGACCGGTACGTGGCCATCTGCCACCCGCTGAGGCACGCTGCCATCCTCACCAGCACCACGACAGCCAAGATAGGGCTGGTAGCCATGGCCCGGGGAGTCCTCTTCTTCCTGCCGTTGCctttgctgctcctgcccctcccATTCTGCAGCTCTCGGATGCTGTCGCACTCCTTCTGCCTGCACCAGGATGTGATGAACCTGGCCTGTGCCAACACCACCCCCAGCGTGGTGTACGGCCTCACCGCCATCCTGCTGGTCATGGGGCTGGACGCCGTCCTCATCTGCCTCTCCTACATCCTCATCCTCAAGGCTGTCTTGCGGCTGGCATCGTGGAAGGAGAGGGTCAAGGTGTTCAGCACCTGCATTGCCCACATCTGCGTGGTCCTGGCCTTCTACGTGCCCCTCATTGGGCTGTCTGTGGTGCACAGGTTTGGGAAGGACCTGGCTCCACTCGTCCACATCGTCATGGGGAACGTCTACATCCTGGTGCCTGCTGTGCTCAACCCCATCATCTACGGGGTGAGGACCAAACAGATACGGAGGAGGATCCTGAGTTTCATTCATATCTATGACAGAGCTGCCCAGTga